From the Osmerus eperlanus chromosome 21, fOsmEpe2.1, whole genome shotgun sequence genome, one window contains:
- the LOC134007252 gene encoding fibroblast growth factor 14-like isoform X2, which yields MAAAIASGLIRQKRQAREQHIHRPQTHRRRKSPSKNKGLCNGNLVDIFSKVRIFGLKKRRLRRQGVDRDLQLKGIVTRLYCRQGFYLQMNTDGHMDGTKDDATNSSLFNLIPVGLRVVAIQSVQTALYIAMNAEGHLYSSELFTPECKFKESVFENYYVIYSSMLYRQQESGRAWFLGLNKEGQPMKGNRVKKTKPAAHFLPKPIEVAMYREPSLHDVAKATPRPAGAPPSKSSTSEPVVMNGGKPINKPDKET from the exons ATGGCAGCGGCTATCGCCAGCGGTTTGATCCGACAGAAGAGACAGGCACGGGAGCAACACATCCACCGGCCGCAGACTCACAGACGAAGAAAAAGCCCCAGCAAGAATAAAGGTCTTTGTAACGGGAATCTGGTCGACATCTTCTCCAAAGTGAGAATCTTCGGTTTGAAGAAGAGGAGGCTACGGAGACAAGGTGTGGACAGAG ATCTGCAGCTGAAGGGGATTGTGACCAGGCTGTACTGCAGGCAGGGATTCTACCTGCAGATGAACACAGACGGACACATGGATGGGACCAAAGACGACGCCACAAACTCTT ctctCTTCAACCTCATCCCGGTGGGGCTTCGTGTGGTGGCTATCCAGTCAGTGCAGACAGCGCTGTACATCGCCATGAACGCAGAGGGACACCTCTACTCATCT GAGCTGTTTACCCCAGAGTGTAAGTTTAAGGAGTCTGTGTTTGAAAACTACTATGTGATCTACTCGTCCATGCTGTACAGACAGCAGGAGTCTGGCCGGGCCTGGTTCCTGGGGCTCAACAAGGAGGGCCAGCCCATGAAGGGCAACCGCGTGAAGAAGACCAAACCAGCCGCACACTTCCTGCCCAAACCTATAgaag TGGCGATGTACCGGGAACCTTCACTGCATGACGTGGCTAAGGCCACGCCCAGACCTGCCGGGGCCCCACCCAGTAAAAGCTCCACCAGCGAACCAGTGGTCATGAACGGGGGCAAGCCAATCAACAAGCCTGACAAGGAGAcataa
- the LOC134007252 gene encoding fibroblast growth factor 14-like isoform X3 encodes MAAAIASGLIRQKRQAREQHIHRPQTHRRRKSPSKNKGLCNGNLVDIFSKVRIFGLKKRRLRRQDLQLKGIVTRLYCRQGFYLQMNTDGHMDGTKDDATNSSLFNLIPVGLRVVAIQSVQTALYIAMNAEGHLYSSELFTPECKFKESVFENYYVIYSSMLYRQQESGRAWFLGLNKEGQPMKGNRVKKTKPAAHFLPKPIEVAMYREPSLHDVAKATPRPAGAPPSKSSTSEPVVMNGGKPINKPDKET; translated from the exons ATGGCAGCGGCTATCGCCAGCGGTTTGATCCGACAGAAGAGACAGGCACGGGAGCAACACATCCACCGGCCGCAGACTCACAGACGAAGAAAAAGCCCCAGCAAGAATAAAGGTCTTTGTAACGGGAATCTGGTCGACATCTTCTCCAAAGTGAGAATCTTCGGTTTGAAGAAGAGGAGGCTACGGAGACAAG ATCTGCAGCTGAAGGGGATTGTGACCAGGCTGTACTGCAGGCAGGGATTCTACCTGCAGATGAACACAGACGGACACATGGATGGGACCAAAGACGACGCCACAAACTCTT ctctCTTCAACCTCATCCCGGTGGGGCTTCGTGTGGTGGCTATCCAGTCAGTGCAGACAGCGCTGTACATCGCCATGAACGCAGAGGGACACCTCTACTCATCT GAGCTGTTTACCCCAGAGTGTAAGTTTAAGGAGTCTGTGTTTGAAAACTACTATGTGATCTACTCGTCCATGCTGTACAGACAGCAGGAGTCTGGCCGGGCCTGGTTCCTGGGGCTCAACAAGGAGGGCCAGCCCATGAAGGGCAACCGCGTGAAGAAGACCAAACCAGCCGCACACTTCCTGCCCAAACCTATAgaag TGGCGATGTACCGGGAACCTTCACTGCATGACGTGGCTAAGGCCACGCCCAGACCTGCCGGGGCCCCACCCAGTAAAAGCTCCACCAGCGAACCAGTGGTCATGAACGGGGGCAAGCCAATCAACAAGCCTGACAAGGAGAcataa
- the LOC134007349 gene encoding histone deacetylase complex subunit SAP18-like translates to MALESRITQEEIKKEPEKPIDREKTCPLLLRVFTTNSGRHHRPDEFARGNVPSSELQIYTWMDATLKELTSLVKEVYPDARKKGTHFGFAIVYPEPKRQSYRVKDIGSTVSGRKGADDSMTLQSQRFQIGDYLDITITPPNRAPPLNTRMRPF, encoded by the exons ATGGCTCTTGAGTCTAGGATTACGCAAGAAGAGATTAAAAAGGAACCAGAAAAGCCTATTGACCGTGAAAAG ACGTGTCCATTACTGTTGCGGGTATTTACTACAAACAGCGGAAGACACCACCGACCGGACGAATTTGCACGAGGAAACGTCCCCTCCAGTGAACTGCAAATATACACATG gatgGATGCAACGCTGAAAGAGCTGACCAGCCTCGTGAAGGAGGTGTATCCAGACGCGCGGAAGAAAGGGACGCACTTTGGATTTGCGATCGTTTATCCAGAGCCTAAAAGACAGAGCTACAG GGTGAAGGACATTGGCAGTACCGTGTCTGGCCGGAAGGGGGCAGACGACTCCATGACTCTCCAGTCCCAGCGCTTCCAGATAGGAGATTACCTGGACATCACCATCACCCCTCCTAacagagcccctcccctcaacacgcGCATGAGGCCTTTCTAG